The Oceanispirochaeta sp. genome contains the following window.
CTTCATGTTCAGCGCCTCCATGATGCCCCGCAGGGATATTATAAAGATGCCCTTCCGGTGGATACCCCGGGGATTTGAGGCACAGAATTTTATCAAAGCTATCGCCGGAAATGATGGTAGCTTTATCTTCGTCCGCAATTATATAAACTCGATTCTCGTTTCCGGGATTGTCACCTTTTCCACGGTCATTCTTGCCAGTCTTACCGGCTATGGCCTGGCGAAATTCAAATTCAAGGGACGGAATTTTGTCTTTCTGGCCATCATGGCTACCATGATGATTCCCTTTGAAGCCATCATGATTCCTCTCTATCTGGTGGCTACGAAACTCCATCTGCAGAACTCCTATGGGGGGCTGACTCTTCCTTTCCTGGTCAATGCCTTTGGAGTCTTTATGATGCGTCAGTATCTGCTTCCTTTCCCCGATGAGTTTCTCGATGCCACCCGGATTGACGGGGCGGGAGAAATCAGGATCTTCTGGCACATCGTGCTCCCCAACTGCGCTCCGGCCATTGCGACCCTGTCCATCCTGACCTTTAGGAGCCAGTGGGATAATCTTCTATGGCCCCTCCTGGTCGCCCAGAGTGAGAACATGAAGACTCTTCCTC
Protein-coding sequences here:
- a CDS encoding carbohydrate ABC transporter permease → FMFSASMMPRRDIIKMPFRWIPRGFEAQNFIKAIAGNDGSFIFVRNYINSILVSGIVTFSTVILASLTGYGLAKFKFKGRNFVFLAIMATMMIPFEAIMIPLYLVATKLHLQNSYGGLTLPFLVNAFGVFMMRQYLLPFPDEFLDATRIDGAGEIRIFWHIVLPNCAPAIATLSILTFRSQWDNLLWPLLVAQSENMKTLPLYIVKFAAEKYTDEGAMMAVAVLASIPMLLLFFTMSQYFVSGASVFSSRKG